In one window of Streptomyces sp. FXJ1.172 DNA:
- a CDS encoding carbohydrate-binding protein: MRRLRACLGAAAAVTLAAAGTTALVAGNASGATTALSNRWYAAAPYLMPLDNNPPDPSAIMDATGLKAFQLAFVLAPNGGGCSPTWGGTASVSSDTAVQSMINTIRGKGGDVSVSIGGYGGTKLGQACADAASTAAAYQQVITKYGLHAIDFDLEEPEYENTAAIHNEIGAAKILQQNNPGLYVSVTTAGTADGTGWFGKQMLLEAKSQGFTPNNFSIMPFDGGFNGAASQTSALTSFNSILQSTFGWDQATAYAHEGFSGMNGRSDSGEIFTQSDFQTVLDYATSHNMDRFTFWSLNRDRQCSPPDNGGRTSGTCSSVAQNDWDFAKYSVKFAGVTPPAPTPTPTPTPTPTSCKTAWSATSVYTAGDEVSYGEHNWKAKWWTQNEVPGASQWGPWQDEGAC, encoded by the coding sequence GTGAGACGTCTTCGGGCATGTCTGGGCGCGGCGGCGGCCGTCACCCTCGCCGCCGCCGGCACGACCGCGCTCGTCGCGGGCAACGCTTCGGGCGCGACCACCGCACTGAGCAACCGCTGGTACGCCGCGGCCCCCTATCTGATGCCGCTGGACAACAACCCGCCGGACCCGTCCGCCATCATGGACGCGACCGGGCTCAAGGCCTTCCAGCTGGCCTTCGTCCTCGCCCCCAACGGCGGCGGCTGCTCGCCGACCTGGGGCGGCACCGCGTCCGTCTCCTCGGACACGGCCGTACAGTCGATGATCAACACCATCCGCGGCAAGGGCGGGGACGTGTCGGTCTCCATCGGCGGCTACGGCGGCACGAAGCTCGGCCAGGCCTGCGCGGACGCGGCGTCCACGGCGGCGGCGTACCAGCAGGTCATCACCAAGTACGGCCTGCACGCCATCGACTTCGACCTGGAGGAGCCGGAGTACGAGAACACGGCGGCGATCCACAACGAGATCGGCGCGGCCAAGATCCTCCAGCAGAACAACCCGGGGCTGTACGTCTCCGTGACGACGGCCGGCACCGCGGACGGCACCGGATGGTTCGGCAAGCAGATGCTGCTGGAGGCCAAGTCCCAGGGGTTCACCCCGAACAACTTCTCCATCATGCCGTTCGACGGCGGCTTCAACGGGGCGGCGAGCCAGACCAGCGCGCTGACCAGCTTCAACTCGATCCTGCAGTCGACCTTCGGCTGGGACCAGGCGACCGCGTACGCCCATGAGGGCTTCTCCGGCATGAACGGCCGCAGCGACTCGGGCGAGATCTTCACCCAGTCCGACTTCCAGACCGTGCTGGACTACGCCACGAGCCACAACATGGACCGCTTCACGTTCTGGTCCTTGAACCGCGACCGGCAGTGCTCCCCGCCCGACAACGGTGGCCGCACGTCCGGAACGTGCTCCAGCGTGGCGCAGAACGACTGGGACTTCGCCAAGTACTCGGTGAAGTTCGCCGGGGTCACCCCGCCGGCCCCCACCCCGACGCCGACCCCGACTCCCACCCCCACCTCGTGCAAGACCGCCTGGAGCGCGACGTCGGTGTACACGGCCGGGGACGAGGTCTCGTACGGCGAGCACAACTGGAAGGCCAAGTGGTGGACCCAGAACGAGGTGCCCGGCGCCTCGCAGTGGGGGCCGTGGCAGGACGAGGGAGCCTGCTGA
- a CDS encoding polysaccharide lyase family 7 protein, translated as MTRSRLLTVPATAGLALALALLGSPSAIAADPHVAPGGNFDLSVWELQEPVGSPGSPTTIPSSRLQGANGYQDAYFYTDTRDGAMTFWAPEKGVTTPNSNYARSELREMNRDGSAADWSLSGAHKMSATLRVVSVTKNVCVGQIHLGSGGSSTKPLLELYYHANGDIVLGTEDSPSGGQTPHPVGHVAIGRTWSYTIAVSGGTTIDLTVTGTTTHYPIASSFQQYKQYFKAGSYNQSSSDSTTDGARVAFYGLTVKHG; from the coding sequence ATGACCCGATCACGGCTCCTCACGGTGCCGGCCACCGCGGGCCTCGCCCTCGCGCTCGCCCTGCTCGGCAGCCCCAGCGCGATCGCCGCCGACCCGCATGTCGCCCCCGGCGGCAACTTCGACCTGTCCGTGTGGGAACTGCAGGAGCCCGTCGGCTCCCCCGGCAGCCCGACCACCATCCCGTCGTCCCGGCTCCAGGGCGCCAACGGCTACCAGGACGCGTACTTCTACACCGACACCCGCGACGGGGCCATGACGTTCTGGGCCCCGGAGAAGGGCGTCACCACCCCGAACTCCAACTACGCCCGCTCCGAGTTGCGCGAGATGAACCGCGACGGCAGCGCCGCCGACTGGTCGCTGTCCGGCGCGCACAAGATGAGCGCGACCCTGCGCGTGGTGTCGGTGACGAAGAACGTGTGCGTGGGCCAGATCCACCTCGGCAGCGGCGGTTCGTCCACCAAGCCGCTGCTGGAGCTGTACTACCACGCGAACGGCGACATCGTGCTCGGCACCGAGGACTCGCCGTCCGGCGGCCAGACCCCGCACCCCGTCGGCCATGTCGCGATCGGCAGGACCTGGAGCTATACGATCGCGGTCTCCGGCGGCACCACCATCGACCTGACCGTGACCGGCACCACCACCCACTACCCCATCGCGTCGTCCTTCCAGCAGTACAAGCAGTACTTCAAGGCCGGCTCCTACAACCAGTCCTCCTCCGACAGCACCACCGACGGCGCCCGTGTCGCGTTCTACGGCCTGACCGTCAAACACGGCTGA
- a CDS encoding pyruvate carboxylase — protein sequence MFRKVLVANRGEIAIRAFRAGYELGARTVAVFPHEDRNSLHRLKADEAYEIGEPGHPVRAYLSVEEIVGAARRAGADAVYPGYGFLSENPELARACEEAGITFVGPGAQTLELTGNKARAVAAARAAGVPVLGSSQPSTDVDELVRAAEEIGFPVFVKAVAGGGGRGMRRVEDPAQLRESIEAASREAASAFGDPTVFLEKAVVDPRHIEVQILADGEGNVIHLYERDCSLQRRHQKVIELAPAPNLDPALRERICDDAVRFAREIGYRNAGTVEFLLDPAGNHVFIEMNPRIQVEHTVTEEVTDVDLVQAQLRIAAGETLADLGLAQDTITLRGAALQCRITTEDPANGFRPDTGRISAYRSPGGSGIRLDGGTTHAGTEISAHFDSMLVKLTCRGRDFKAAVGRARRAVAEFRIRGVATNIPFLQAVLDDPDFQAGRVTTSFIEQRPHLLTARHSADRGTKLLTYLADVTVNKPHGGRPDLLDPVTKLPPLPAGEPPAGSRQRLVALGPEGFARHLRESPTIGVTDTTFRDAHQSLLATRVRTKDLLAVAPVVARTLPELLSLECWGGATYDVALRFLAEDPWERLAALREAVPNICLQMLLRGRNTVGYTPYPTEVTDAFVQEAAATGIDIFRIFDALNDVGQMRPAIEAVRETGTAIAEVALCYTADLNDPAERLYTLDYYLRLAEQIVDAGAHVLAIKDMAGLLRAPAAAKLVSALRREFDLPVHLHTHDTAGGQLATYLAAIQAGADAVDGAVASMAGTTSQPSLSALVAATDHSERPTGLDLQAVGDLEPYWEGVRRIYAPFEAGLASPTGRVYHHEIPGGQLSNLRTQAVALGLGDRFEDIEAMYAAADRILGRLVKVTPSSKVVGDLALHLVGAGVSPKDFEETPDRFDIPDSVIGFLRGELGTPPGGWPEPFRTKALQGRSEPRPAPELSAEDREGLAKDTRATLNRLLFPGPTREFDTHRQAFGDTSVLDSKAFFYGLRPAKEYAVDLEPGVRLLIELQAVGEADERGMRTVMSSLNGQLRPIQVRDRAAASDVPVTEKADRANPGHVAAPFAGVVTLAVAEGDEVAAGATIATIEAMKMEATITAPKAGRVSRLAINRIQQVEGGDLLVEIA from the coding sequence ATGTTCCGCAAGGTGCTGGTCGCCAACCGTGGAGAGATCGCGATCCGCGCGTTCCGGGCGGGATACGAACTCGGGGCGCGCACCGTCGCCGTGTTCCCGCACGAGGACCGCAACTCGTTGCACCGGCTGAAGGCCGACGAGGCGTACGAGATCGGGGAGCCGGGGCACCCCGTGCGGGCCTATCTCTCCGTCGAGGAGATCGTGGGCGCGGCCCGCCGGGCGGGCGCCGACGCCGTCTACCCCGGCTACGGGTTCCTGTCCGAGAACCCCGAACTGGCCCGTGCCTGCGAGGAGGCGGGCATCACCTTCGTCGGCCCCGGCGCCCAGACGCTGGAGCTGACCGGCAACAAGGCCCGCGCGGTCGCCGCCGCCCGCGCGGCCGGCGTACCCGTGCTCGGCTCGTCCCAGCCCTCCACCGACGTCGACGAACTCGTCCGCGCCGCCGAGGAGATCGGCTTCCCGGTCTTCGTCAAGGCGGTCGCGGGCGGCGGCGGGCGCGGTATGCGCCGCGTGGAGGACCCCGCCCAGCTGCGCGAGTCCATCGAGGCCGCCTCCCGCGAGGCCGCCTCCGCGTTCGGCGACCCGACCGTCTTCCTGGAGAAGGCCGTCGTGGACCCGCGCCACATCGAGGTGCAGATCCTCGCCGACGGCGAGGGCAACGTCATCCACCTCTACGAGCGCGACTGTTCGCTCCAGCGCCGCCACCAGAAGGTCATCGAGCTGGCGCCCGCGCCCAACCTCGACCCGGCGCTGCGCGAACGCATCTGCGACGACGCCGTCCGCTTCGCCCGCGAGATCGGCTACCGCAACGCGGGCACCGTGGAGTTCCTCCTCGACCCCGCCGGCAACCACGTCTTCATCGAGATGAACCCGCGCATCCAGGTCGAGCACACCGTGACCGAGGAAGTCACGGACGTGGACCTGGTCCAGGCCCAGCTGCGCATCGCCGCCGGTGAGACCCTCGCCGACCTCGGTCTCGCCCAGGACACGATCACCCTGCGCGGCGCCGCCCTGCAGTGCCGTATCACCACCGAGGACCCCGCCAACGGCTTCCGCCCGGACACCGGCCGGATCAGCGCCTACCGCTCCCCGGGCGGCTCCGGCATCCGCCTCGACGGCGGCACCACCCACGCCGGTACGGAGATCAGCGCGCACTTCGACTCGATGCTGGTCAAACTCACCTGCCGCGGCCGGGACTTCAAGGCCGCCGTCGGCCGCGCCCGGCGCGCCGTGGCCGAGTTCCGGATCCGCGGCGTCGCCACCAACATCCCCTTCCTGCAGGCCGTTCTGGACGATCCGGACTTCCAGGCGGGCCGGGTCACCACCTCCTTCATCGAGCAGCGCCCGCACCTGCTCACCGCGCGTCACTCCGCCGACCGCGGCACCAAGCTGCTCACCTACCTCGCCGACGTGACGGTCAACAAGCCGCACGGCGGACGCCCCGACCTGCTCGACCCCGTCACCAAGCTGCCGCCGCTGCCGGCCGGTGAGCCCCCGGCCGGATCCCGGCAGCGGCTGGTCGCCCTCGGCCCCGAGGGCTTCGCCCGGCACCTGCGCGAGTCGCCGACGATCGGCGTCACCGACACCACCTTCCGCGACGCCCACCAGTCGCTGCTCGCCACCCGCGTGCGCACCAAGGACCTCCTCGCCGTCGCCCCGGTCGTCGCCCGCACCCTGCCCGAGCTGCTGTCCCTGGAGTGCTGGGGCGGTGCGACGTACGACGTGGCGCTGCGCTTCCTCGCCGAGGACCCCTGGGAGCGGCTCGCCGCCCTGCGCGAGGCCGTCCCCAACATCTGCCTGCAGATGCTGCTGCGCGGCCGCAACACCGTCGGCTACACCCCGTACCCGACCGAGGTGACCGACGCCTTCGTCCAGGAGGCCGCCGCCACCGGCATCGACATCTTCCGCATCTTCGATGCCCTCAACGACGTCGGCCAGATGCGGCCCGCCATCGAGGCCGTGCGCGAGACAGGCACCGCGATCGCCGAGGTCGCCCTCTGTTACACCGCCGACCTGAACGACCCGGCCGAACGGCTCTACACCCTCGACTACTACCTGCGCCTCGCCGAGCAGATCGTCGACGCCGGCGCGCATGTCCTCGCGATCAAGGACATGGCCGGGCTGCTGCGCGCCCCGGCCGCCGCCAAGCTCGTCTCCGCGCTGCGCCGCGAGTTCGACCTGCCGGTGCACCTGCACACGCACGACACGGCGGGCGGCCAGCTCGCCACCTACCTCGCCGCGATCCAGGCGGGCGCCGACGCGGTGGACGGCGCCGTCGCCTCCATGGCCGGCACGACGTCGCAGCCGTCGCTGTCGGCGCTCGTCGCCGCCACCGACCACTCCGAGCGTCCCACCGGCCTCGACCTGCAGGCGGTCGGCGACCTCGAGCCGTACTGGGAGGGCGTGCGCAGGATCTACGCCCCGTTCGAGGCGGGCCTCGCCTCCCCGACCGGCCGCGTCTACCACCACGAGATCCCTGGCGGCCAGCTGTCCAACCTGCGCACCCAGGCCGTCGCCCTCGGCCTCGGCGACCGCTTCGAGGACATCGAGGCCATGTACGCCGCCGCCGACCGCATCCTCGGCCGCCTGGTGAAGGTGACCCCGTCGTCCAAGGTGGTCGGCGACCTCGCCCTGCACCTCGTCGGTGCCGGTGTCTCCCCGAAGGACTTCGAGGAGACACCCGACAGGTTCGACATCCCCGACTCGGTCATCGGCTTCCTGCGCGGCGAGCTGGGCACCCCGCCCGGCGGCTGGCCCGAGCCGTTCCGCACCAAGGCGCTGCAGGGCCGCTCGGAGCCCAGGCCCGCTCCCGAGCTGTCCGCCGAGGACCGCGAGGGGCTTGCGAAGGACACCCGGGCGACGCTCAACCGGCTGCTGTTCCCCGGCCCCACGCGCGAGTTCGACACGCACCGTCAGGCCTTCGGTGACACCAGCGTGCTGGACAGCAAGGCGTTCTTCTACGGCCTGCGTCCCGCCAAGGAGTACGCCGTCGACCTGGAGCCCGGTGTCCGGCTGCTCATCGAACTCCAGGCGGTCGGCGAGGCCGACGAGCGCGGGATGCGCACCGTGATGTCCTCGCTCAACGGCCAGTTGCGCCCGATCCAGGTCCGCGACCGCGCGGCGGCCTCGGACGTGCCGGTGACGGAGAAGGCCGACCGCGCCAACCCCGGCCATGTGGCGGCCCCGTTCGCCGGTGTGGTGACTCTCGCGGTGGCCGAGGGCGACGAGGTCGCCGCCGGTGCCACGATCGCCACCATCGAGGCGATGAAGATGGAGGCCACGATCACCGCGCCGAAGGCGGGCCGGGTCTCCCGGCTGGCCATCAACCGGATCCAGCAGGTGGAGGGCGGCGACCTGCTCGTCGAGATCGCCTGA
- a CDS encoding sensor histidine kinase, with protein MTPPTHPGDRPSLRIFFSSLAVAGAVSALVVCTAVAAAPGSVRTPLAWGAGAAAVVLSAAVAMAAHALRTTRGLRHRLHTVTQDLGRLLQQQARTTEEFRQEQQRLIDELARQRTELTETSEAERARLERESRQETDRLRRENARLTAELERTRRDRAAAVSATSNAAGRMQALATATLADLRAMEDRHSDEDVLADLLHLDHRTAQAGRLADSVAVLTGARSGRRWARPIGMESILRGAMGRIAGYQRVRVHSVSGSAVAGHAAEGVMHALAELLDNAANFSPPTAEVHVYVEEVPAGIIVSVEDSGLVMGDVQLRRAERAVRGDESELGGLTGTRLGLAVVGRLARKHGLKVSFRPSARGGTGVLMLIPQDILANPAPAEAPVEQGPAQARAEVPAAVEAAPVHEPAAPAPDQGPAGLPRRRRGRTLAEAERSRSAPRTDTDRPGAGRDVARPAAGTDTGKARAARFSSFRQAVRPGTSHTPDTPDTHRPEPGPAASAPGAARPVSGTPTPDTAQPAPAPPTPSPTDQHSTTTPAERATADDAHAPAPAEQATAHDVHAPGPAQAGGPVGAPQDGASRDLADAPQGSAPAGRETLPPAAPAQLGVPDAHPADDTAQDGPRGGHAADAPQDAAPEGVSGGHAGGPRGSAGEHSSSAPSHPHAHPEGDTTS; from the coding sequence ATGACCCCGCCCACGCATCCCGGCGACCGACCGTCTCTCCGTATCTTCTTCTCCTCCCTCGCCGTGGCCGGCGCCGTCTCGGCGCTCGTGGTCTGCACGGCCGTGGCGGCGGCGCCGGGCTCGGTGCGCACCCCGCTGGCCTGGGGCGCGGGCGCGGCGGCGGTCGTGCTCAGCGCGGCGGTGGCCATGGCCGCGCACGCCCTGCGTACCACGCGCGGCCTCCGGCACCGGCTGCACACCGTGACCCAGGACCTCGGGCGGCTGCTCCAGCAACAGGCCCGCACGACCGAGGAGTTTCGCCAGGAGCAGCAGCGGCTCATCGACGAACTGGCCCGGCAGCGCACCGAACTGACCGAGACGTCCGAGGCCGAGCGGGCACGGCTGGAGCGGGAGAGCCGGCAGGAGACGGACCGGCTCCGGCGTGAGAACGCCCGGCTCACGGCCGAGCTGGAGCGCACCCGGCGCGATCGGGCCGCGGCGGTCTCCGCGACCTCCAACGCCGCCGGCCGGATGCAGGCCTTGGCCACGGCCACGCTCGCCGACCTGCGCGCGATGGAGGACCGGCACTCCGACGAGGACGTCCTCGCCGACCTGCTCCATCTCGACCACCGCACCGCTCAGGCCGGCCGGCTCGCCGACTCCGTCGCCGTACTGACCGGGGCGCGTTCGGGGCGCCGGTGGGCACGGCCCATCGGGATGGAGTCGATCCTGCGCGGCGCGATGGGGCGGATCGCCGGCTACCAGCGGGTGCGGGTGCACTCGGTCAGCGGGTCCGCCGTGGCCGGGCACGCCGCCGAGGGCGTGATGCACGCGCTCGCCGAACTCCTCGACAACGCAGCGAACTTCTCGCCGCCGACCGCCGAAGTGCACGTCTACGTCGAGGAGGTGCCGGCCGGGATCATCGTGTCCGTGGAGGACAGCGGCCTGGTGATGGGCGATGTGCAACTGCGCCGCGCCGAGCGGGCGGTCCGCGGTGACGAGTCCGAGCTGGGCGGTCTGACCGGCACCCGGCTCGGGCTCGCCGTGGTCGGCCGGCTCGCCCGCAAGCACGGCCTGAAGGTGTCGTTCCGGCCCTCCGCGCGGGGCGGCACGGGCGTGCTGATGCTCATCCCGCAGGACATCCTCGCCAACCCGGCCCCGGCCGAGGCGCCAGTCGAGCAGGGCCCGGCGCAGGCGCGGGCCGAGGTTCCGGCCGCCGTCGAGGCCGCCCCGGTCCACGAGCCCGCCGCACCGGCCCCGGATCAGGGCCCGGCCGGGCTGCCCAGGCGACGCCGGGGCCGCACCCTCGCCGAGGCCGAACGTTCCCGCTCGGCACCGCGGACCGACACGGACAGGCCGGGGGCCGGCCGCGACGTGGCCCGGCCCGCGGCCGGCACCGACACGGGCAAGGCCCGGGCGGCCCGGTTCAGCAGCTTCCGCCAGGCGGTTCGCCCGGGGACCTCGCACACACCGGATACGCCGGACACCCACCGGCCCGAGCCCGGCCCGGCTGCCTCGGCACCGGGCGCCGCCCGGCCCGTCTCCGGCACACCCACGCCGGACACCGCCCAACCCGCCCCCGCCCCGCCCACGCCGTCACCGACGGACCAACACTCCACCACCACCCCAGCCGAACGAGCCACCGCGGACGACGCCCACGCCCCCGCCCCGGCCGAGCAGGCCACCGCCCACGACGTCCACGCCCCCGGCCCGGCGCAGGCCGGCGGCCCGGTCGGTGCGCCGCAGGATGGCGCGTCACGGGACCTCGCCGACGCCCCGCAGGGCTCCGCCCCGGCCGGCCGGGAGACCCTCCCCCCGGCCGCTCCCGCACAGCTCGGCGTGCCGGACGCGCACCCCGCCGACGACACCGCGCAGGACGGCCCCCGGGGCGGCCACGCGGCCGACGCCCCGCAGGACGCCGCGCCGGAGGGGGTGTCCGGCGGTCACGCCGGTGGGCCGCGGGGCAGCGCCGGTGAGCACAGTTCCTCCGCCCCCTCCCACCCGCACGCGCACCCGGAAGGCGACACCACTTCATGA
- a CDS encoding roadblock/LC7 domain-containing protein: MTGPTTADDKLTWLLEGLLDRTPGTRHALVLSRDGLKLCRTPELSVDQADQLAAIAAGIQSLSHGASVEFGDGSGGVRSAMTEFYGGVLFIVEAGAGAHLAVVATEDADAGVVGHNMSELVEQLGEHLTALPRSS; the protein is encoded by the coding sequence ATGACCGGCCCGACCACCGCCGACGACAAGCTCACCTGGCTCCTGGAGGGCCTGCTGGACAGGACCCCGGGTACGCGGCACGCGCTCGTGCTCTCCCGGGACGGGCTGAAGCTGTGCCGTACCCCGGAGTTGAGCGTCGACCAGGCCGACCAGCTCGCCGCGATCGCCGCCGGGATCCAGTCGCTGTCGCACGGGGCGTCCGTCGAGTTCGGCGACGGCAGCGGAGGCGTGCGCTCGGCGATGACCGAGTTCTACGGCGGCGTGCTGTTCATCGTGGAGGCCGGCGCCGGCGCCCATCTGGCCGTCGTCGCCACGGAGGACGCGGACGCGGGGGTCGTCGGGCACAACATGAGCGAACTCGTGGAGCAGCTCGGCGAGCACCTGACCGCGCTGCCCCGATCGTCATGA
- a CDS encoding DUF742 domain-containing protein — protein MSRPGRDDAPDRLYTITQGRSRTAPDSPFDLVTLVVAESDPVTGMQSEHVAILRMTEFPASVAEIAAELKLPVSITKVLLCDLLAAGRVSARHPHRPAITDPDILEQVLVGLRNL, from the coding sequence ATGAGCCGGCCGGGACGGGACGACGCTCCCGACCGGCTGTACACCATCACTCAGGGACGCAGCCGTACCGCTCCCGACAGCCCCTTCGACCTGGTCACCCTCGTCGTCGCCGAGTCGGACCCGGTGACCGGCATGCAGTCGGAGCACGTGGCGATCCTGCGGATGACCGAGTTCCCCGCCTCGGTGGCGGAGATCGCCGCCGAGCTGAAGCTGCCCGTGAGCATCACCAAGGTGCTGCTGTGCGACCTGCTGGCGGCGGGCCGCGTCAGCGCCCGGCATCCGCACAGACCGGCCATAACCGATCCCGACATCCTGGAGCAGGTGCTCGTTGGACTCCGCAACCTCTGA
- a CDS encoding GTP-binding protein: protein MGASAEHGFKIVVVGGFGVGKTTLVRSVSEIRPLTTEETMTQAGEAVDDVRQVRGKSATTVAFDFGRITLDTRNVLYLFGAPGQERFWFLWDRLFSGTLGAVVLVDTRRIDDSWYAIDRLEHHGTPFIVACNDFGGPVRAGVDVREALDLDPHTPLIDCDARSRASAKQTLITLVRHVKNRYADPSARAGLPRQEFV, encoded by the coding sequence TTGGGTGCCTCCGCCGAGCACGGTTTCAAGATCGTGGTCGTGGGCGGCTTCGGTGTCGGCAAGACCACCCTGGTCCGCTCCGTCAGCGAGATACGTCCCCTCACCACCGAGGAGACGATGACGCAGGCCGGCGAGGCGGTCGACGACGTCCGTCAGGTCCGCGGCAAGTCCGCCACCACCGTCGCCTTCGATTTCGGCCGGATCACCCTGGACACGCGCAATGTGCTGTACCTGTTCGGGGCGCCTGGTCAGGAGCGGTTCTGGTTCCTGTGGGACCGGCTGTTCTCCGGCACGCTCGGCGCGGTCGTCCTGGTGGACACCCGCCGGATCGACGACTCCTGGTACGCCATCGACCGCCTGGAGCACCACGGGACCCCGTTCATCGTGGCCTGCAACGACTTCGGCGGGCCCGTGCGCGCCGGCGTGGACGTCCGCGAGGCCCTCGATCTCGACCCGCACACACCGCTGATCGACTGCGACGCCCGCTCCCGCGCCTCCGCCAAGCAGACGCTGATCACGCTGGTGCGGCACGTGAAGAACCGGTACGCCGACCCGTCCGCCCGGGCGGGCCTGCCCCGACAGGAGTTCGTGTGA